The sequence AGAGATCGATTAATTAAAGAATTAACTTCTATTGAAGATACACAGCTAAATGGTCATCCAGAAAAACGTCTTCCGGGTAATGTAAATGTGAGCTTTGAGTATATAGAAGGTGAATCGCTACTATTAAATTTAGATATGAAAGGAATTGCAGCTTCAAGTGGTTCAGCATGTACATCTGGGTCATTAGATCCCTCACATGTATTAATGGCTATGGGGTTAAGTCATCAAACAGCTCATGGTTCACTAAGACTTACTCTAGGTAAAGATAATACTGAAGAAGAAATTGAGTATGTATTAGAAGCAATTCCTGAAGTAATTAATCGACTTAGAGAAATGTCTTCTCTGTGGAAAGGTAAAGAAGCTAATTACAGTTAATAATTGGAGGGGTATTTATGTATAATGATAAAGTTATGGATCATTTTGAAAATCCAAGAAATGTGGGGGAAGTAGAAGATGCAAATGGAATTGGAGAAGTAGGAAATGTAACTTGTGGAGATATAATGAGAATAACAATCAAAGTTAATGAAAATGAGGAAATTGAAGATATAAAGTTTAAAACATTTGGTTGTGGTGCGGCAATTGCAACTAGTAGTATTACTACAGAAATGGTAAAAGGTAAGCATATTAATGATGCTTTAAAGGTTACTAATAAAGATGTAGCTGAAGAGCTAGATGGTCTACCAAAAAACAAACTTCATTGTTCTAATATAGCAGCTGATGTACTTCATAAAGCAATAAAGAATTACTTAGGTGAAGAAACTGAAGATGACTCAGATGAACATCATCATTAAACTAGTAATCGCTCTCCTTAAGGTACAGAATATTACCGTGAGGAGAGCTTTTTTATTTAATGGTACTTTTAGGAGGTACTATTTTATTTTTATATAATTATATAAATAAGGTTCATGATGGGAGGTGATAAGATGCAAGTCGTAACACCTAAAGAAATGAATCAAATTGATAATTTAGCAATCTCTGATGCTAGTGTTCCTGGAGTTATTTTGATGGAAAACGCAGCAAATGCTGTTACAAATATTGTCCTGAAAAAACTTTCAACTAATGACCCTGTGATTGTTATAATAGCAGGATCAGGTAATAATGGTGGAGATGGTTTTGCTATTGCTAGACAACTCGCGAGTATAGGTATAAATGTACAGTTATTTTTCGTAGGAAAGGAAGAGAATTTAACAGGTGATGCGAGAACTAACTGGGAAATAATAAGAAAAAGAGACGATATAACAATACATAAAGAGATTAATGACTTTTCTAATATAAAGAATTTAACTACTCAAGCAGATGTAATAATTGACGCTTTATTAGG is a genomic window of Natranaerobius trueperi containing:
- the nifU gene encoding Fe-S cluster assembly scaffold protein NifU translates to MYNDKVMDHFENPRNVGEVEDANGIGEVGNVTCGDIMRITIKVNENEEIEDIKFKTFGCGAAIATSSITTEMVKGKHINDALKVTNKDVAEELDGLPKNKLHCSNIAADVLHKAIKNYLGEETEDDSDEHHH